The genome window CCCTTCTTCGGATCAGTATGAACATGCGCCTCGGAGATATCAGCGAGGCCCGCGGAACGTAGAAAGCCTGCAATGGCCTGTTCGGGCGCGTTCACGCTTGGGCCCTTGCGATCCTCGTGCACGTCCTTGGAGCGGGCCGTCAGTCCACGAATATCGAGAGTAAGGCGGCGCGGCGTCCAGTAATCGCCTGCGGCCTCATAGGTCAGGCCGGCCTCAACAAGACCATCGGTCACGAGCTTCTTCAAGTCGCCCGCAGCCTTGCGCTGCATGCGTGCGGGAATTTCCTCCGAGCGGAGTTCGAGCAAAAGATCAGGCATTATACGGACTCGCTTCTGAAGTTTGCACCACCGGCTTCCGTCAACAGGAAGGCCTCACCGCATTGCCGGGCAAGATTGCGAACCCGCAGGATATAGCTCTGCCGTTCGGTCACCGAGATAACGCCGCGCGCATCGAGAAGATTGAAAGCGTGCGAAGCCTTGATGCATTGGTCGTAGGCAGGCAGCACCATCTTGTGCAGCGGGCTGTTGTCACCTTCCTTCGGTGCGCCGGCGCGCAAGAGTGCCTCGCATTCGGCCTCTGCGTCCTCGAAATGCCGCAGCAAGGTGGCGGTATTGGCGTGTTCGAAATTATGGCGCGAATATTCCTGCTCAGCCTGCAGGAACACGTCGCCATAAGTGACTTTTTCGTCGCCTTCGAGACCGTTGAAGTTCAGATCATAGACATTGTCGACGCCCTGCACATACATGGCGAGGCGTTCCAGGCCATAGGTAAGCTCGCCGGAAACCGGGGCACATTCGATGCCGCAGACCTGCTGGAAATAGGTGAACTGCGAGACTTCCATGCCGTCGCACCAGCACTCCCAGCCGAGGCCCCAGGCACCCAGCGTCGGGCTTTCCCAGTCATCCTCGACAAAGCGGATATCGTGCATCAGCGGGTCGAGACCGATCGCGCGCAGCGAGCCAAGATAGAGCTCCTGCAGATTGGCTGGCGATGGCTTCATGATCACCTGGTACTGGTAGTAATGCTGCAGCCGGTTCGGGTTCTCGCCGTAGCGCCCGTCCTTCGGGCGGCGTGATGGCTGCACATAGGCCGCCTTCCAGGGCTTTGGTCCGAGCGAGCGCAATGTGGTTGCTGGATGGAACGTACCGGCGCCAACTTCCATGTCGTAGGGCTGCAGGATCACGCAGCCATGCTGGGCCCAATAATTATGAAGCGTCAGAATGAGACCCTGAAACGAGCGGGTCGGCTGCATATGATCGGGGAGTGGAACGGACACCGGACGGCCTTTTTGACGAGAAGGAATGGAGTGCACGTCCTAAGACGTGCAATCTGGCCGGTCAAGCAAAAGGAGGAAATCAGCCCTTCTTGTCAGGAGCTGGTACAGGTGCAGGTTCGACGGGCGGCTTCGGCGCATCGACGCCATTCTTGGCGACACCCGGCTCCTTTTCATCGGGAAGCCCGTTTTTCAACTTGGCTTCGATCTTGATCAGGTCTTCCGGCTCGGGCTTCGAATCGCGCGCATGCGCCCACTGGAACGTTGCTTCCAGCTTGCGGCCAGCCCGCCAGTACGCATCGCCAAGATGATCGTTGATCGTGGCATCCTCCGCCCGCAGCTTCACGGCCTGCTCAAGCTGGGTGACAGCCTCGTCATAGCGGCCGAGGCGATAATAGGCCCAGCCGAGGGAATCGACGATATAACCGTCCTGCGGTCGCGCTTCGACGGCCTTCTTGATCAGATCAAGACCCTGTTCGAGCTTGATGTTCATGTCGATCCAGGAATAGCCGAGATAGTTCAACACCTGAGGCTGGTTCGGGTAGAGCTCGAGCGCCTTGAGGAAATTCGGCTCGGCCTTGTCCCATTCCTTCAGACGTTCATAGGAAATCCCGCGCTGATAGAAGATCGTCCAGTCGTTGCGGGTCGGTGCCTCGAGGGAAGCGACAGCCTTGTCATAGGTATCGGCCGCTTTCCTGTAGTCCTTATCCTGAGAGTAGATGCTGCCAATCGCCAGATAGGTACGCATATCCTCAGGATCACTCGCGAGCAGGCCGTCGAGGTGCTGGATTGCCTCATCATTGCGCTTCAGGATCGCCAAATTGATTGCGAGCTGCGTTTCGGCGTCGCGGCGATAGGCGGAATCGTCGGAGATACGGCCGAAAAAGTCGATGGCCTTGTCCGGCTGCTCCAGTTTCGCGCTGATATCGCCGAGCTGATAGAGAGTCGCATCGTGATCGGGACGAAGCGGCAAGGACATCTGCAGATAGAGTTTGGAGAATGCCTCACCGCCATTGCGATTGATGGCCGTGGCAAGCGTGTAGAGTACTTCGGCAGCGCCCTGTTGCGACGTCTGTATCAAGGGCTTGACGGTCTTGGCATTCGCGATCTGCTTGCCGAACTCGACAAGGACCATGCGGCCCGAAAGCACGTCGGTTGCCTCCTTGACCAGTGCCTGCGCCCCTTCGCGGTCGCCTGACCGGACCTTGAACGACGCATAGGCTTCAACGAGGCGTTCATAGGTATCGGGAGCGGCAGCCACATTGGCCTTGTCATCGAGCGCACTTTGGTAGAAAGCCGCAGCCTTGTCCCTCTGCCCTGCCATATCCGCGATCAATGCGGAATTATAGACCTTGAACAGCGTAAAGCCTTCAGGCCCCTGCAACTTGTCAATCATGGACAAGGCTTCATTCGGCTTGCCAGCTCCGGCCTTGGCCCAGGCGGAAATCAATCCAGTGATCATGCGATCCAGGTCGGACTGGAGCGACAGCATCATCAGGGTGTTGACCTTCTGATATTGCTTCCTGTTGAGCGCATCGATACCGAGCGCCAGGCGCGAAAACCGTTCGATTTCCGGAACAGCCTTGAGTTCTTCCGCGATCGGCAGTGCCTGCTTGAACTGACCGTCGGTCAAGAGAACCAGAAGCAGGCTTTGACGCAGCTCGGTGTTTTTCGGATCATAAGCCAGCGCTTGCCGGTAAAAGGAGATGGCGCTGGCAAAATCATTGCTGCGCTCAGCGGTGCGCGCGGATAAAAAGGCTCCGGATAAGGTACCGGCATTCAAGGCAGGCGTATTGCCGGTTGCGGCGGATACCGGACCTGCGCCGACGACAAAGGCAGCGAGTGTTGCGCCCATAACGGAGCCAAGCAATTTACTGCGCTGCATGTCAAAAACCCTTCTTCACTGTCCCAATTTGAAATGATCGTCCGAATCCTCAGGGAAACCATGGCCTTTTTACGGTTTTCTCTCAAGATCATTGAAAGATTCGGATGCCGGCTACGCTACGCCTGCAAGCGCGCTCACGCGAGTGCGCATCAATTGACGCGGCTGATGCAAAAATCGATCACTTCGAGAAGTGCGTCCTTTTGCGGTGATTTATCGAGCGGTGCCAATGCGTCCCTGGCGATACCGCCAAAATGCCGCGCGCGCTGTATTGTATCACCAAGTGCGCCATAACGCGTCATCAATCCTTTGGCTTTTTCCAATCCCTTGTCGTCGTTCGCGCCGTTTTCCAGCGCATCGCGCCAGAAAAGCCGCTCTTCCGACGTGCCGCGCCGGTAGGTCAATACGACCGGGAGGGTGATTTTTCCCTCGCGGAAATCATCGCCGGTGTTCTTGCCCAGATCCTTGGCATTGCCGCCATAATCCAGGGCATCGTCAACAAGCTGGAAGGCGAGACCGAGATTGAGTCCATAGGAGCGCAGTGCCTGGCGGTCCGTCCGCGACGCGGATGCGATAATGGGGCCGACTTCGGCTGCTGCAGAGAAAAGCGCCGCCGTCTTGGCCTTGATCACGGCAAGATATTCATCCTCGGTGGTTTCGAGATTCTTCGCGGCAGCAAGCTGCATGACCTCGCCTTCGGCAATGACCGACGCCGATGTCGCAAGCACATCGAGAGCTTCGAGAGAACCGACATCCACCATCATCTTGAAGGCCTGACCGAGGAGGAAGTCCCCGACAAGAACGCTGGCCTGATTGCCCCAGATCATGCGTGCAGTGCTCTTTCCGCGGCGCAGATCGCTCTCGTCGACCACATCATCGTGCAGCAATGTAGCCGTGTGCATGAACTCGACGCTGGTTGCGAGCTTGACGTGCCCATCGCCCCGGTAACCGAACATGCGAGCCGCTGCGAGGGTAATCATCGGGCGCAACCGCTTGCCACCTGACGAGATCAGATGGTTGGCAACTTCCGGAATCATCTCGACGTCAGATCCGGCTTTCGACAGGATCAGCTCGTTGACACGGCCCATATCCGCCTTCGTCAGATCGATCAGTGGTTGAACCGATCCGGTATTGTTTTTCTTATCGTCAAGACTGACAACGACGCCCAAAACGAAACTCCTACGGTTCTGGCATGATGCGGCGACACCTTATTTTGACAGCCTATAACCCGCAAGCGGCGAATTGGCGCGCAAAAATAGCAAGGCTTACAAATTCGTGATAAGGCCCATGACCAAGCCAAGGCGTTTTGCTCTATCCCATATCGGTAATGACATGATCGAAATAATGCGTACCAATGACCTTGTCCTGATTTCATTTGTCGAATCCTTACTGAAGGAAGCCAGGATCAATTACTTCGTTGCAGATTCGAACATGAGCATCCTGGAAGGGTCACTCGGCGTTCTCGCGCGGCGCGTCATGGTCGACGAGGACTGCGAAAACGAAGTTCGACAGCTTCTCAAGGATGCCGGAATCGAACAGGAGCTTCGCGACTGACCTATGCTCGATGCTCCGCATACGATCGATGCATTTCATCGCGGCCGGTTTCATCTGCTGCAGCCCGCCGCCAAAGGACATCGCTCGGGCGTCGATGCAATGATCCTCGCAAGTGTCGTGCCGAATGAATTCTCCGGCCGTATCGCCGACCTCGGCGCCGGTGCCGGAGCTGCGGGCCTCGCGGTTCTCTCCCGGTGCCCCGGTGCACGGGCATCGCTGATCGAACGCTCGGACTTCATGGCCGATTTCGCCCGACGTTCGCTGGCATTGGAGCAAAACAAAGCATTTGCCGAGCGTGCGGACGTGATCGAGGCGGATGTAACATTGACAGGCAAGGCACGCGTTGCGGCGGGCCTCAGCGACAACAGCTTCGATTTCGCCATCATGAATCCACCCTTCAACCTCCCGACCGACCGGGCAACACCCGACCCGGTCAAGGCGGAGGCCCATGTCATGACACAAGACATGATGGAGCGCTGGATCAGGACGGCAGCGGCTATCGTCAAGCCCGGCGGGGCGATCGGCATCATCGCCCGGCCCACATCGATCATCGACCTGCTTGACGCGTTGCAGGGGCGGTTCGGCGGCTTGATCATCGTTCCCGTACAACCAAGGCCACAGGACGCCGCCATCCGCATTGTCATAAAAGGCATCAGGGGCAGCCGTGCGGGCCTGTCTTTGTATCCAGCCCTCGTCATGCATCACGAGACCGGAAATGGCTTCACTGCACGGGCAACTTCAATCAACAATGGGCTGGCATCGCTGTTTTAGTCCTTGGTACCATTGCGAATTCCTGCGCGCAGCCTACATGCTCGTGACGGAACATCTCGAGAGGAGACACGTTTGGCCCGATTCATCCGGAAATTACTGCCCCGCCGCTGGCGTCCCGACTATCTGGAAATACCGGTTGTCCGCCTCCAGGGCGTGATCATGAGCGGTGGCGGTCCATTCCGGCAAAACCTCTCGCTCGCATCGACAGCTGCCGTCCTGGAGAAGGCATTCGCCGAAAAGGATGCACCGGCTGTGGCTATTTCCGTCAATTCTCCAGGTGGCTCGCCCGTGCAATCGCGGCTGATCTACCGGCGCATTCGCGATCTGGCGGAAGAGAAGAACAAGAAGGTCTATGTGTTCGTCGAGGATGTCGCGGCATCCGGCGGTTACATGATTGCCGTTGCCGGCGATGAAATCATCGCAGATCCCTCTTCCATCGTCGGTTCCATCGGCGTGGTTTCGGCCAGTTTCGGTTTCACCGATCTTATCAAGAAAATCGGCGTCGAACGCCGGGTGCATACGGCCGGCAAAAACAAGGCGACGCTCGATCCCTTCCGGCCCGAAAACAAGGAAGACGTAGAACACCTGAAGGCGCTGCAGCTCGAAATCCACGGAACCTTTATTGATCTCGTCAAGGAAAGGCGCGGCGAAAAGCTCAGCGACAATCCCGATCTCTTCACCGGCCTGTTCTGGACAGGAACGCGGGGTGTGGAACTTGGACTTGTCGATGGCCTTGGCGACATGCGCTCCTATCTTCGGTCGCAATATGGCCCGAAAACCCAGCTAAGGCTGATTTCTGCGCCGCGTGGTCTGTTTGGGCGCAAGGTCCCGTCAGTCGACATCAAATTTGATGGGATCGGCTCTGGTTTTGCCAACGGGCTGATTGATGCCGCCGAGGAACGCGCGCTTTGGTCGCGCTTCGGATTGTAATTCGGCTATAGAGTATTTGGGCCCCAAGCCCGGTCCGTGATATGGTCACTATTGGAATGACATCGGTAATCGGGGTTTTCAGACGATGGCACAATTGATCTTTTTTGCTCTTGTCGGTGCCGCGGCCTACTACGGTTATCGCTCCTTCAAGAGAGAGGCACAGCGGGTTTCGCAGCGCGTGCGCGAGGCGGAGAAGGAAGTGCAGAACCGTGCACAGGGTACGCTGGTGAAAGATCCGGAGACCGGTGAATACCATCTGCGCAAAGACTGACCGCAATGCTTGACAGCCTAGAGCGGAATACATTCAGCCTGATCGCACCGGCGAAGATCAATCTGGCACTGCATGTGACCGGACGGCGCAGCGACGGCTATCATCTGCTGGATAGCCTGGTGGTGTTCGCTCACTTTGGCGACAAGCTCAGCGTGAAGCGTGCATCCGCCGATTCCTTCGAGATGTCTGGTCCGTTCGGGCGCCATCTGCCGGACGACGGCAGCAACCTTGTCCTCAAGGCAAGGGATGCGCTGCGCCAATATTTTCCCGAGCAAGCCACTCCGGTGGCCATACATCTTGAAAAGTATCTTCCGATCGCCTCCGGCATCGGCGGCGGGTCGAGCGATGCTGCTGCAACGCTGCGCGCCTTGACAGCACTTTGGGGCATTGAAGCAGAACCGGCGCAGTTGGCCGAAATCGGCCTGCTCCTCGGCGCTGACGTCCCCATGTGCCTTCACGGCCAGCCGCTCGTCGCACGGGGCATCGGCGAAGATATCGAGCGCCTGGGCTCCTTTCCACATTTGCCGATGGTTCTCGCCAATAACGGCGTATCAATCTCGACACCGCAGGTGTTCGCAGCGCTGGAAAGACGTGACAATCCTCCCCTGCCCGCAATGCCTGCCCTATCCTCGGTTGACGATGTCTGTGTCTATCTGGCCGAGACCGACAATCACCTGTTTTCGGCAACTGAAAAGCTGACACCAGCAATCGGCGATACTATGAAAGCGCTGCAAAACACGGCTCCGCGGCTGGTTCGCATGTCCGGCTCGGGCGGCACCTGCTTTGCGATTTATGACAGCGACAGCGAGGCGGAGACCGCGGCAGCGACGCTTAAACAGAGCAAGCCGGACTGGTTCGTCGTTGCCACTCACAGCATCACGGAAGGAAACTGATCTTGGCTCGCTTCGATGAGACACGCCCGTTTGTACCGGTCAAGATCGCCGTCCTGACGGTTTCCGATACCAGGACGCTGGAAGACGACAAGTCGGGCAGCACGCTGGCCGACCGGATTCTTGCCGCTGGCCACACCTTGGCAGAACGCTCCATCGTTACCGATGATCAGGAGAAAATTCGCAATCGCGTTCTCTCGTGGTCGAAGGATCCGCAGATCGACGTGATCATCACCACCGGCGGCACTGGCTTTACCGGACGCGATGTCACGCCCGAAGCGCTGGAACCGATCTTCGAGAAGCGCATGGACGGCTTTTCCGAGGTCTTTCATCGCGTTTCCTATGACAAGATCGGTACATCGACGATTCAGTCACGGGCGACGGGCGGCGTGGTCAATGCGACTTTCGTTTTTGTGATTCCGGGCTCGCCCGGCGCCTGCAAGGATGCCTGGGATAATA of Phyllobacterium zundukense contains these proteins:
- a CDS encoding 4-(cytidine 5'-diphospho)-2-C-methyl-D-erythritol kinase; translation: MLDSLERNTFSLIAPAKINLALHVTGRRSDGYHLLDSLVVFAHFGDKLSVKRASADSFEMSGPFGRHLPDDGSNLVLKARDALRQYFPEQATPVAIHLEKYLPIASGIGGGSSDAAATLRALTALWGIEAEPAQLAEIGLLLGADVPMCLHGQPLVARGIGEDIERLGSFPHLPMVLANNGVSISTPQVFAALERRDNPPLPAMPALSSVDDVCVYLAETDNHLFSATEKLTPAIGDTMKALQNTAPRLVRMSGSGGTCFAIYDSDSEAETAAATLKQSKPDWFVVATHSITEGN
- the moaB gene encoding molybdenum cofactor biosynthesis protein B: MARFDETRPFVPVKIAVLTVSDTRTLEDDKSGSTLADRILAAGHTLAERSIVTDDQEKIRNRVLSWSKDPQIDVIITTGGTGFTGRDVTPEALEPIFEKRMDGFSEVFHRVSYDKIGTSTIQSRATGGVVNATFVFVIPGSPGACKDAWDNILQYQLDYRHMPCNFVEIMPRLDEHLKRSGKS
- a CDS encoding polyprenyl synthetase family protein, producing the protein MGVVVSLDDKKNNTGSVQPLIDLTKADMGRVNELILSKAGSDVEMIPEVANHLISSGGKRLRPMITLAAARMFGYRGDGHVKLATSVEFMHTATLLHDDVVDESDLRRGKSTARMIWGNQASVLVGDFLLGQAFKMMVDVGSLEALDVLATSASVIAEGEVMQLAAAKNLETTEDEYLAVIKAKTAALFSAAAEVGPIIASASRTDRQALRSYGLNLGLAFQLVDDALDYGGNAKDLGKNTGDDFREGKITLPVVLTYRRGTSEERLFWRDALENGANDDKGLEKAKGLMTRYGALGDTIQRARHFGGIARDALAPLDKSPQKDALLEVIDFCISRVN
- a CDS encoding S49 family peptidase produces the protein MARFIRKLLPRRWRPDYLEIPVVRLQGVIMSGGGPFRQNLSLASTAAVLEKAFAEKDAPAVAISVNSPGGSPVQSRLIYRRIRDLAEEKNKKVYVFVEDVAASGGYMIAVAGDEIIADPSSIVGSIGVVSASFGFTDLIKKIGVERRVHTAGKNKATLDPFRPENKEDVEHLKALQLEIHGTFIDLVKERRGEKLSDNPDLFTGLFWTGTRGVELGLVDGLGDMRSYLRSQYGPKTQLRLISAPRGLFGRKVPSVDIKFDGIGSGFANGLIDAAEERALWSRFGL
- a CDS encoding DUF2007 domain-containing protein; amino-acid sequence: MIEIMRTNDLVLISFVESLLKEARINYFVADSNMSILEGSLGVLARRVMVDEDCENEVRQLLKDAGIEQELRD
- a CDS encoding tetratricopeptide repeat protein, whose product is MQRSKLLGSVMGATLAAFVVGAGPVSAATGNTPALNAGTLSGAFLSARTAERSNDFASAISFYRQALAYDPKNTELRQSLLLVLLTDGQFKQALPIAEELKAVPEIERFSRLALGIDALNRKQYQKVNTLMMLSLQSDLDRMITGLISAWAKAGAGKPNEALSMIDKLQGPEGFTLFKVYNSALIADMAGQRDKAAAFYQSALDDKANVAAAPDTYERLVEAYASFKVRSGDREGAQALVKEATDVLSGRMVLVEFGKQIANAKTVKPLIQTSQQGAAEVLYTLATAINRNGGEAFSKLYLQMSLPLRPDHDATLYQLGDISAKLEQPDKAIDFFGRISDDSAYRRDAETQLAINLAILKRNDEAIQHLDGLLASDPEDMRTYLAIGSIYSQDKDYRKAADTYDKAVASLEAPTRNDWTIFYQRGISYERLKEWDKAEPNFLKALELYPNQPQVLNYLGYSWIDMNIKLEQGLDLIKKAVEARPQDGYIVDSLGWAYYRLGRYDEAVTQLEQAVKLRAEDATINDHLGDAYWRAGRKLEATFQWAHARDSKPEPEDLIKIEAKLKNGLPDEKEPGVAKNGVDAPKPPVEPAPVPAPDKKG
- a CDS encoding glycine--tRNA ligase subunit alpha; translation: MQPTRSFQGLILTLHNYWAQHGCVILQPYDMEVGAGTFHPATTLRSLGPKPWKAAYVQPSRRPKDGRYGENPNRLQHYYQYQVIMKPSPANLQELYLGSLRAIGLDPLMHDIRFVEDDWESPTLGAWGLGWECWCDGMEVSQFTYFQQVCGIECAPVSGELTYGLERLAMYVQGVDNVYDLNFNGLEGDEKVTYGDVFLQAEQEYSRHNFEHANTATLLRHFEDAEAECEALLRAGAPKEGDNSPLHKMVLPAYDQCIKASHAFNLLDARGVISVTERQSYILRVRNLARQCGEAFLLTEAGGANFRSESV
- a CDS encoding tRNA1(Val) (adenine(37)-N6)-methyltransferase — translated: MLDAPHTIDAFHRGRFHLLQPAAKGHRSGVDAMILASVVPNEFSGRIADLGAGAGAAGLAVLSRCPGARASLIERSDFMADFARRSLALEQNKAFAERADVIEADVTLTGKARVAAGLSDNSFDFAIMNPPFNLPTDRATPDPVKAEAHVMTQDMMERWIRTAAAIVKPGGAIGIIARPTSIIDLLDALQGRFGGLIIVPVQPRPQDAAIRIVIKGIRGSRAGLSLYPALVMHHETGNGFTARATSINNGLASLF